The following DNA comes from Enterobacter sp. SA187.
GTTTGTGTAGATCGGTAACGTTTAGTTTGTTCTCAGACATCGTATTCTCAGTGCGTCGAAGAAGGTTTCACATGCTGTAACCAGCGCTTTTCCGCTTTGCGGAACAGACTGATCAGCACATAAGAGATAATCAGATACAGCACCGCCGCCAGCCCAAAGGCGGTAAAGGGCTGATAGGTCGCCGAGTTAATATCACGGGCAATCTTCAGCAGATCCGGCACGGTGGCGGTAAAGGCCAGCGCTGTGGAGTGCAGCATGAGGATCACTTCGTTGCTGTAGGCGGGCAGCGCAATACGCAGCGCCGACGGCAGAATGATGCAGCGATACATTTTCACCTGGGAAAAGCCGTACGCCCGCGCCGCTTCAATTTCCCCGTGCGGCACCGAGCGGATAGCGCCGGCGAAAATCTCAGTGGTATAGGCGCAGGTATTGAGCGTCAGCGCCAGCACCGTACAGTTCAGGCCGCTGCGGAAAAAGGCGTTCAGCAGCTCCGTACCCTTCACCACTTCCAGGGTGTACATACCGGAGTAGAACACCAGCAGTTGTACGTAGAGCGGCGTGCCGCGGAAAATATAGGTAAACAGCCAGATCGGGAACCAGATAAATTTGTTGCTGGAAACGCGTCCGATAGCCAGAAACAGCGCCAGAATGCCGCCCATTACCACGGAGGAGATCAACAGCCACAGGGTGATCGCCACGCCCGTTAAGCGATAGCCGTCCGTCCACAGCAGGGATTGCCAGTACTCCTGAATAATCTCGATCACAGGTCAGCCCTCTTCACACCCACGGAGTAGCGACGTTCGAGCAGAAGCAGCACACCATTGGAGACAGTGGTAAACACCAGATAAATTAATCCGCACACTACCGCGAAATAGAACGGCTCCCAGGTGCTTTTCCCGGCCAGCTGCGTGGCTTTTACCACGTCTTCCAGACCCAGCAGCGATACCAGCGCGGTGGCTTTTAAAATCACCTGCCAGTTGTTACCGATGCCCGGCAGCGCGTAACGCATCATCGCCGGGAACAGAATACGGCGAAAGATCTGCGATCCGGTAAAACCGAAGGCGGTCGCCGCCTCAATATGCCCTTTCGGCACCGCCATAAACGCGCCGCGGAAGGTTTCGGTAAAATAAGCGCCGTAGATAAAGCCGAGGGTGATGATACCGGCCACCATCGGATCGATATCGATCTGCCCCATGCCAATGGCTTCGGTAACGCTGTTAATGGCAATTTGCAGACCGTAGAAGATCAGCAGCATCAGCACCAGATCCGGCACGCCGCGGATCAGCGTGGTGTAGCCTTCGAAGATGATGCGCAGCAGGCGGTTGCCGGAAAGCTTGCCCCCGGCCCCTGCCAGACCAATCGCCACCGCCAGCACTACGGAACTGAGCGCCAGCTCCAGCGTAACGATAGCGCCCTGTAAAATTACCTGTGAAAACCCGTACAGCATGCAGCCTGTGTCCTGTGTGTGTTGATGCCGGATGGCGGCTTCGCCTGATCCGGCCTACGAAATGCGCTCACCGCGTAGGCCGGATAAGACGCGTCAGCGACGCCATCCGGCGACCTGATAGCGATCAGCCACCGTAAACGTCAAAATCAAAATACTTCTTCGCCAGTTTTTCGTAGGTGCCATCGGCGCGCATCTCCGCGAAAGCTTTGTTCAGCGCTTCACGCAGTTCGGTATCGTCTTTACGCACGCCCATGCCGGTGCCGACGCCAAACAGTTTTTCATCTTTCACTGACGGGCCGCCGAATTTATAAGCGCTACCGACCTTCGTTTTCAGGAAGCCTTCGCTGGCGGCGACTTCATCCTGGAAAGCGGCGTCAATGCGGCCTGCGGTCAGGTCAGCGTAGATATTGTCCTGGCCCTGATAGGAGACGATTTCCACGCCCTTCGGTGCCCAGTGCACATTACCGTAAGTTTCCTGGGTGGTGCCCTGCAATACGCCCACGCGCTTGCCCTGCAACTTCGCCAGTTCTGGCACGATATCAGAATCTTTTGCCACTACCAGACGGGAATCTGCCGCATAGAGCTTGTCGGTAAAGGCAATCTCCTGCTGGCGTTTTTCGGTAATCGACAGCGACGACATAATGGCGTCGATTTTCTTCGCTTTCAGCGACGGGATCAGCGCATCCAGCGGGTTCTCAATGAAGGTACATTGCGTATTAATACGTTTACAGAGTTCTTTTGCCAGATCGATGTCGAAACCAACTAATTCACCCTGTGCATTTTTCGATTCAAAGGGCGCGTAAGTCGGATCGGTACCGATACGAAGTTTTTGCGGAATGGCAGCGAAAGCGCCGGAGATACTGGAAACAGCGAACACCAGAGAAAGAGATAACACCAGTTTTTTCATATTTATCCTCAACAGCCTGACTTTCCAGGGGGATTTGTTAAATGAAGTTGACTGGTATCGTGCCATTGTTCGCCCCGACAAGGCAAAATATTCTGTAACAAGTTACGCTTTTTTTTGCATCGCTTTTGCTTAACTATGCATGAATGCTCCATTGCGGTGCATGAAACGCACCACGCTGAAGCATTCATGTCAGTTATGCACCACGGCGCAACAGGTATCAGTCGCCGTAGACGTTAAAGTTAAAGTATTTTTTCGCCAGCTTGTCGTAAGTGCCGTCTTTGCGGATCTCATCAAACGCTTTATCGAACGCAGCTTTCAGCTCGGCGTCGTCTTTGCGCAGACCAATACCGGTGCCGTCGCCGAAATATTTTTTGTCTTTCACTGAAGCGCCCGCGAAGTCGAAGGTTTTACCGGCTGGCTGCTTGAGGAAGCCTTCGCTGGCGGCCACTTCATCCTGGAAGGCGGCGTCAATACGGCCTGCGGTCAGGTCGGAATAAATTAGATCCTGGTTCTGGTAGGCCACAACGTCGACGCCTTTGCTGCGCCAGTTGTCATTTGCATAGGCTTCCTGGGTGGAACCCTGTAGCACGCCCACGTGTTTGCCTTTCAGCGAATCGGTGGTCGGCTGGATGGGCGAGCCTTTCACCGCGATCAGACGGGCGTTAGCAGCGTACAGCGGCTGGGAGAAGGCGATTTCCTGTAAACGTTTTTCGGTGATCGACAGAGACGAAATAATCGCGTCGATTTTCTTCGCTTTCAGGGAGGGGATCAGCGCATCAAAATCGCTGCCGACCCAGGTGCATTTCACTTTGATACGGGTGCACATCTCGTTGCCAAGATCGATATCAAAACCCACGAAGTCCCCTTTCGCATCCTTGGATGAGAATGGCGCGTAGGTGGCGTCCGTACCAATGCGCACGGTCTGCGGCAGTGCGGCGTTAACGCTGGCGACACCGGACAGGCCCAGCAGTAAAGACAGAGCAACAACCGTCTTCTTCATACATTCCCCTCAAGTTTTCTGATTTTATTATGTATTGCGTTGTGTTGTGTGTTTGCTACCCGTCAATGCTTGCATGTCTTATGCCAGTTTGTTGCCGCTGCGATTTACCGCGTTGAGTATGTTAACAAAAGGTTGCAATACTGACGTACAGTGAAAGATAGCAGGTCTGCCGACACACTCGCGGGTTACAAACCGAAAACGGGGATTAAATGTCGAGGATATGATCGCGCTTGCAGAATTGCCCCTTAACGGGGCAGCGCACTACTTTGAGGCATTGCCGCCCGGCCAGCGGGTGAAAAGATCGGCGGGCAGTTCAATATCAAACTGATCCAGCACGCGGTTCACCGTCTGATTAATCACATCATCCAGCGTCTGCGGACGATGATAGAACGCCGGAACAGGCGGCATGATCACTGCGCCTATTTCAGCGGCCTGGGTCATGAGACGCAGATGTCCAAGATGCAGCGGCGTTTCACGCACGCAGAGCACCAGCGGACGTCGCTCTTTCAGCACCACGTCAGCGGCGCGGGTGACCAGGCTGTCGGTATAGCTGTGTACGATGCCGGAGAGGGTTTTGATCGAGCATGGCAGAATGACCATGCCAGCGGTTTTAAACGAGCCGGAGGAGATAGTGGCGGCGATATCGCGGGAGTCATGCACTACATCCGCCAGCGCCTGCACATCTTTAACTGAGAGATCGGTTTCCAGCGCCAGGGTCTGGCGGGCGGCATTACTCATCACCAGATGGGTTTCCACCCCGGCAACATCCCGCAGAACCTGTAATAAACGCACGCCGTAAATGGCGCCGCTGGCCCCGGAGATCCCTACTATGAGTCGTTTCATGTCCATCGCCCTTTCGCTAATTTGCTGAGGACTTTGCAGGATTTTGGCGGGAGTTGCAACAGCCCTCTCCCGGTGAGAGAGGGCCGGAGTGAGGGCGTTATCCCTCGTTATGCATCTCTAAACTTTCCACTTCGTTCTGACGCAGCAGCGCTTTGGTATCGTCATTACGCACGGCGTCGAGATAGTCGAGATACTGCTGATCCACGTCTTTGGTGACGTAGACGCCGTTGAACACCGAGCATTCAAACTGCTGAATATCCGGGTTCTCGGCGCGCACCGCGTCGATGAGATCGTTCAGATCCTGGAAAATCAGGCCGTCGGCACCGATGATCTGGCGAATTTCATCCACTTCGCGACCGTGAGCGATCAGCTCATTGGCGGTCGGCATGTCGATGCCGTAGACGTTCGGGAAACGAATTTCAGGCGCGGCGGAGGCCAGGTACACTTTCTTCGCACCGGCTTCGCGGGCCATCTCGATGATCTGCTCGGAAGTGGTACCGCGCACGATGGAGTCGTCCACCAGCAGCACATTCTTGTCACGGAATTCCGCGCGGTTGGCGTTCAGCTTACGGCGCACAGACTTACGGCGCAGCTGCTGACCCGGCATGATAAAGGTACGGCCAACGTAACGGTTTTTCACGAAGCCCTGGCGGTACGGCTTATCCAGAATACGGGCGATTTCCAGCGCGATATCGCAGGAGGTTTCCGGGATCGGGATGACCACGTCAATATCCAGATCTTCCCATTCGCGGGCAATTTTCTCGCCCAGCTTTTTACCCATATTCACACGGGCGCTGTACACGGAAATCTTGTCGATAAAGGAATCCGGACGGGAGAAATAGACATACTCGAACAGGCACGGATTGCTGACCGGGTTTTCCGCGCACTGACGGGTGAACAGCTGGCCTTTTTCGGTGATGTACACCGCTTCGCCAGGCGCCACGTCGCGCAGGAATTCAAAGCCCAGCGTATCTAACGCCACGCTCTCCGACGCCACCATGTATTCGGTGCGGCCATCGGCGAGATCGCGTTTACCAAGCACCAGCGGACGAATACCGTTTGGATCGCGGAAGGCGACCATACCGTGACCGATGATCATCGCCACGCAGGCATAGGCCCCGCGGATCTGACGGTTGGTGGCGGCAACAGCGGCAAAAATGTTATCCGCTTCTAACGGGTAGTGGCGGAAGTTATCCAGCTCGCTGGCAAAAATATTGAGCAGGATTTCAGAATCGGAGGTGGTGTTAATGTGACGGCGTTTTTCTTCGAACAGACGCTTACGCAGCTCGTGGGCGTTGGTCAGGTTGCCGTTATGGGCAAGCGTGATACCGTACGGAGAGTTAACGTAAAAAGGCTGCGCTTCTGAAGCGCTGGAGCTGCCCGCAGTCGGATAACGCACATGGCCAATACCCATGTTCCCCTGCAGGCGCTGCATATGGCGGGCTTCAAATACATCGTTCACCATGCCGTTCGCTTTACGCAAACGGAAGCAGTTAAGTTCATCAATGGTGATAATGCCTGCGGCGTCCTGACCACGGTGCTGCAACACCGACAATGCATCATAAATCGACTGGTTAACCGGCATGAAACCGGCGATACCGACAATACCGCACATACGTATATTCCTCGTTAAGCCACATCTCAGGACTTACGCCCTGGGCAAGAAACTTGACGAGCTTTGCAGATAGTCAAAGAACCATCTGATGATAAAACTAAACTGCGGGATCAGCTGCGACTTTTGCCAGTCTTCGCTTTTGGAAAAGCCGGTAAAGGTGTCGAGAAAGAACAGAATGGCGGCGACAATCAGCGCACCGCGCAGCGCACCGAAGCAAATCCCCAACACCCGGTCAGTACCCGACAGGCCGGTTTTCTCGACAAGCTGACTGATAACATAGTTAACAATAGCGCCGACGATCAGCGTCGCGATAAACAGCACCGCGATAGCAATCCCATTTCGAACCAGTTCGTCTTCAAAGCCCGTGAACCAGACAGACAGGTAAGTGTAGTAATGACTGGCGACAAAGAAAGCACAACCCCATGTCACCAGCGACAACGCTTCACGAACAAAGCCGCGGATAAGGCTAACCAGACAGGAAAAACCAATTACCGCGATGATGGCGTAATCAATCCAGACCATATGTGTCCCACGATTAATCGCCCTGTCATCCAGTTCGGGGCGAATTCTAACAGAAAAAGAAAACGTTTGCGTAGGGATTTCCTTCCCGCGCGTAAATAAAAATGGCGCTGAAAAAATCTTCAACGCCAGCACAGGCCTGGCCTCTGCGGGCCGGGTTTTTGTGCGTTTTTTCTCCCCTCACCCCGGCCCTCTCCCCAGGGAGAGGGGGAAGGAAGTCCGCGAACGGTTCCCTCTCCCCCCGGGAGAGGGTTAGGGTGAGGGGAAAATCAGTTCGGGGTATAACCCATCACCACGCCGCTTAAGCCGGAGATCTGCTTCAGCTCGCCAAGGGATCCCTTAAGCTTATCTTTCGAGGCGTCCGGGCCGACCAGAATACGGGTGATTTTACCCTGCACCGGCGTGCCCGGAATAGTGAATACCCGATAACCCGCGCTGCGCAGTTTGCCGGTCACTTCATTAACCTTATCGGCATTCTTCAGCGCCCCCAGCTGCACGACATACGCCTTACCCGTCGGCGCAGGCTTCTCTTCTTCGGCCTGCTTCGACGGCGTCGTGGCTGCCTGTTGCTGAGCGGTATCGCGCTGCGGTTTTGGTTTTTCCACCGGCTTAGGTTTAGGTGTTACCACCGGCTGCGGGTCAATATCCATTTCAGGATTGTTGGCCGCCTGACGCGAGGCCTCCAGCGACGGCGCTGCGGCGTTGCCCGCCCGCACTTCTTCAGCCGCGCCTTCCGGCGGCTGTGCCGGAAGCGCCTGCGTGGCCGCCGGCAGCATGTCCGGCTCGTCGCGATCGCCGGGTTTTGGCACCAGCGGGATCGCCGCAAACTCATCCTGGTAATGTTTTTTCTGCCCGTCCAGCAGCCCCGGCAGCACAATCACGCCCAGCGCCACCAGCACAATGGTGCCCATTAAACGGTTCTGAAACTTACTCGCCACCGGTTCTCCCCGCGTCCATCGCTTCCATGACATGTGCTACGGTGTGGAAGGAACCACACACCAGCACGGTATCTTCTGGTCTGGCATCCGCCATTGCCGCCCGCCACGCCTGTTCGACGCTGGCAAAGGCGCTGCCGCCGTTAAGGTGCGTCAGCAGCTGTTCTGCCGTCGCGCCCCGCGGCCCTTCCAGAGGGGCACAATACCAGCTATCGACCTGGCTCTCCAGACAGGCAAGCGTTCCGGCAATATCTTTATCATGCAGCATGCCGACCACCGCCAGCACGCGTCCGCTTTTCGGCAACGCTGCCAGGCGTCCGGCCAGATAAGCCGCCGCATGAGGATTGTGCGCCACATCCAGAATCACGCGCGGCGACTGGCTCACTATCTGGAAACGTCCCGGTAAAATCGCTTTCGCAATGCCGTCGCGGATCGCCGTCTCGCTGATATTCAGGCCGCTGGCACGCAGGGCAGCCAGCGCGGTTGCCGCGTTGGGCTGCGGCACCTGCGGTAACGGCAGGCCAGTCAGCTCGCCCTGAGCATCGCGAAAACGCCAGCGGTCGCCCGTGACCTCATACTGCCAGTCGGCATCGCGGCGCAGCAGGTGCGCGCCCTTCTCGCGTGCGACATCGGCGATGCTCTGCGGCATATCCGGCTCGCCGACCACCGCCGGTCTGCCCGCCCGGAAGACACCGGCTTTTTCGCGGCCAATGCTCTCGCGATCCGGCCCCAGCCAGTCGGTATGATCCAGCGCGATGCTGGTCACCACGGCGACATCCGCATCGACAATGTTGGTGGCGTCAAGACGCCCGCCGAGGCCGACTTCGAGGATCACCACATCAAGCGCCGCCTCTTTGAACAGCCACAGCGCCGACAGCGTGCCATATTCGAAATAGGTTAAGGAGGTATCTCCCCGCGCAACTTCGATGGCGGCGAACGAGCGGGTGTGATCGCTTTCTGCCAGCTCTTCGCCCTGCACGCGCACGCGCTCGGTGTAGCGTACTAAATGCGGCGAACTGTAAACCCCTACCCGTAGCCCCGCCGCCAGCAGCACAGACTCCAGCGTACGGCAGGTGGTGCCCTTGCCGTTGGTACCGGCCACGGTAAAGACAAAAGGCGCAGGTTTGAGCACGTCGAGCGTAGCCGCCACGGTCTGAACGCGCGCAAGTCCCATATCAATGGTTTTACTGTGCAGGTTTTCCAGATAAGAAAGCCACGTGGCCAGGGGCGACGTGGCTTGAGGAATGCTTTTCGTTTCCATGATGCCCGGCTTGAATGCAGTTGAAAAAGTAAAAAGGCAGAGCACCTGCGCTCTGCCCTTCGATTTTATCAGGCTTCGTTTTCCTGATCGGGTACCGGCGGCACCACGATGCTTTCACGCGGCGCATCCGGGTTTGGCGTCGGCAGATTCATCAGCTTCGCCAGAATGCTCGCCAGCTTCAGGCGCAGTTCCGGACGACGCACGATCATATCGATAGCGCCTTTTTCAATCAGGAACTCACTGCGCTGGAAGCCCGGCGGCAGTTTTTCGCGCACGGTCTGTTCAATAACGCGTGGACCGGCAAAGCCGATCAGCGCTTTCGGTTCCGCGATGTTCAGATCGCCCAGCATCGCGAAGCTCGCGGAGACGCCGCCCATGGTCGGGTCGGTCAGCACGGAGATATACGGCAGACCGCGCTCCTGCATCTTCGCCAGCGCCGCAGAGGTTTTCGCCATCTGCATCAGCGACATCAATGCTTCCTGCATACGCGCGCCACCGGAAGCGGAGAAACAGATCAGCGGGCAATTGTCTTCCAGCGCCTGTTCAACCGCGCGAACAAAGCGAGCACCAACCACGGAACCCATGGAACCGCCCATAAAGGCGAATTCAAACGCCGCAGCGACGACCGGCATACCATGCAGCGTGCCTTTCATCACCACCAGCGCGTCTTTCTCACCGGTTTCTTTCTGGGCAGACGTCAGACGGTCTTTGTACTTTTTGGAATCACGGAACTTCAGCACATCTTTCGGCTCAAGTTCGCTACCCAGTTCCACCATCGATCCTTCATCCATCAGGCTATGCAGGCGGTTACGCGCTGACATACGCATGTGGTGATCGCATTTCGGGCAGACCTCAAGGTTACGCTCCAGTTCGGCACGGTAAAGCACCTGACCGCAGCTGTCACATTTGGTCCACACTCCCTCAGGAATGCTTGCCTTGCGGGTGGGGGTAATATTGCTTTTAATTCGTTCAATCCAGCTCATTGATGACCTTTATGCATGAACCTGGTAGCCCATAAATGGGGCACATTAAAACATAACGCTCGGCAACTTGGGACAAAAAAGTGGTCGAACCGCTGACGGGTTCTTATTTTGTCTGTCGGGCTGCTGCGCGTCGGTGACGAATAATTTCGATTACGCCTGGCAGGATCGAGAGCACGATAATTGCCACGATAAGCAATTTCAGGTTCTCCTGCACAACGGGCAGATCACCGAACAGGTAGCCGGCGTAGGTGAACAGTAACACCCACAACAGCGCGCCGATGACGTTATAGGCCGCGAAGTGACGATACGACATATGCCCCATTCCCGCCACAAAGGGCGCGAAAGTTCTGACGATAGGCACAAATCGCGCCAGGATAATCGTCTTGCCACCGTGCTTATCGTAAAACGCATGGGTTTTATCAAGATAGCTGCGACGGAAGATTTTTGAGTTCGGATTGCTGAACAGCTTTTCGCCGAACAGCCGTCCAATGGTGTAGTTCACCGCATCGCCAAGGATAGCGGCCACAATCATCAGCGTCACCATCAGGTGCACGTTTAGATCGTTCGTCGGCAGAGCGGAGAGCGCCCCTGCGACAAACAGCAGCGAATCACCCGGTAAAAACGGCGTCACTACCAGTCCTGTTTCGCAAAACAGGATCAGGAACAGGATGGCGTAAATCCAGACGCCGTACTGCGCGACCAGCTCAGCCAGGTGCACATCAATGTGTAAAATAAAATCAATGAGAAAATAAATGAGGTCCATGTCTTACGCCTTTGTCTGAATGCATTTAGTCCGCTAAAAACAGCGGACCCATTGGCGGGCGCGGCAGATCGAAGCGGTCGGGATAATCCACCGCCACCAGATACAACCCTTCCGCTTTCGCCGTTGCTGCCGCGAGCGTTCTGTCCTTCGCCGCCAGCAGTTCTGCTATCCAGCTCTCCGGCTGGTTGTTGGCGCCTACTTCCATCAGGCTGCCGACAATATTCCTGACCATATGATGTACAAAGGCATTGGCTTTGATATCGACCACCACATATGCACCGTAACGCGCCACGTTAATGTGCATCACGTTTCGCCACGGCGTGCGCGACTGGCACTGAACCGCCCGAAACGAGGTAAAGTCATTTTCCCCTATCAGCGCCTGGGCCGCACGATGCATCCGATCGGCATCCAGAGGATGATAGTAGTGAGTGACGCCGCGCCCCAGCACGGCAGGGCGCAAACGATGATTGTAGATGACGTAGCGGTAACGGCGAGCCGTGGCGCTAAAACGTGCATGAAAATCATCGGGCACATTTTTTACCCAGCGCACCGCGATGTCACCAGGTAAATTCGCATTTACGCCCAGCGTCCAGGCCGCATCTTTGCGCTGTACGCTGGTTTCGAAATGCACCACCTGCCCGGTGCCGTGCACCCCGGCGTCAGTACGCCCGGCGCAAAACACCGTGATCGGCTCATCCGCCACTTTCGAGAGCGCGGTTTCCAGCTTTTCCTGTACGCTGCGTACTTCGTTCTGCCGCTGCCAGCCGTAATACTTACTGCCGTCGTACTCAATGCCGAGCGCAATCTTGCTGACGGGCTTTGCCTGCGCGTCGGACATTAGTACATGTACTCCTGCACCAGCTTCTCGGCGATTTTCACCGCCATCAGCGCGCCGCCAAAACGGACGTTATCGGCCACCGACCAGAACTGGATCTGCTCCGGCATGCCGTAATCGTTATGCACACAGCCCACGGAAAGCTGCGGATTGCCGGAAGCGTCGCCCACCTGGGTCGGGAAGTCGTTAGCCGGGGACAGCGCAATATCTTCGCCGCGCTCGAAGGCATCGCGGGCTTCTTCCGCCGCCAGCGGACGCAGCCCTTCAAAGCTGACCATCTGCGCCAGACCGTAGAATACCGGCGAACGTACACAGTTAACGGAGATCATCAGGCCATCGTCCTGGAGGATTTTACGCACCTGATCCACCACCACACGGGCTTCACGCACGCTGCCCTGGCTGTCCGGCAGCATCGGCAGCATGTTGAACGCCAGCTGGCGGCCAAAGAAATCGTCCTCATCAACGGGAATGCCGTTGAGCAGTTTTGCGCTCTGCCCTGCCAGCGCATCCACGGCGACTTTGCCCTGGGAGGACGCAGACAGCAGGCTGGTCACGGCGATACGCGACAGGCCGCCTTCATCGATCAGCGGCTTAAGGGCGGTCAGCAGCTGGCTGGTGAGGCTGTCCGCCACCGCCACGATATTACGGTTACGGTAATCTGCCAGCACGAACGGATTGACGTCCGGGACCACCAGCGGCACGTCCGGCTCCATTGCGAACAGACCGCTGGCGTCGATCACCAGACAACCGGAGTTGGTGGCTTCCTCAATGTAACGGGCTGAGGCTTCAGGCCCGGCCACGAAGAACGCCAGCTGCGCCTGCGTC
Coding sequences within:
- the folC gene encoding bifunctional tetrahydrofolate synthase/dihydrofolate synthase, which translates into the protein METKSIPQATSPLATWLSYLENLHSKTIDMGLARVQTVAATLDVLKPAPFVFTVAGTNGKGTTCRTLESVLLAAGLRVGVYSSPHLVRYTERVRVQGEELAESDHTRSFAAIEVARGDTSLTYFEYGTLSALWLFKEAALDVVILEVGLGGRLDATNIVDADVAVVTSIALDHTDWLGPDRESIGREKAGVFRAGRPAVVGEPDMPQSIADVAREKGAHLLRRDADWQYEVTGDRWRFRDAQGELTGLPLPQVPQPNAATALAALRASGLNISETAIRDGIAKAILPGRFQIVSQSPRVILDVAHNPHAAAYLAGRLAALPKSGRVLAVVGMLHDKDIAGTLACLESQVDSWYCAPLEGPRGATAEQLLTHLNGGSAFASVEQAWRAAMADARPEDTVLVCGSFHTVAHVMEAMDAGRTGGE
- the purF gene encoding amidophosphoribosyltransferase, giving the protein MCGIVGIAGFMPVNQSIYDALSVLQHRGQDAAGIITIDELNCFRLRKANGMVNDVFEARHMQRLQGNMGIGHVRYPTAGSSSASEAQPFYVNSPYGITLAHNGNLTNAHELRKRLFEEKRRHINTTSDSEILLNIFASELDNFRHYPLEADNIFAAVAATNRQIRGAYACVAMIIGHGMVAFRDPNGIRPLVLGKRDLADGRTEYMVASESVALDTLGFEFLRDVAPGEAVYITEKGQLFTRQCAENPVSNPCLFEYVYFSRPDSFIDKISVYSARVNMGKKLGEKIAREWEDLDIDVVIPIPETSCDIALEIARILDKPYRQGFVKNRYVGRTFIMPGQQLRRKSVRRKLNANRAEFRDKNVLLVDDSIVRGTTSEQIIEMAREAGAKKVYLASAAPEIRFPNVYGIDMPTANELIAHGREVDEIRQIIGADGLIFQDLNDLIDAVRAENPDIQQFECSVFNGVYVTKDVDQQYLDYLDAVRNDDTKALLRQNEVESLEMHNEG
- the hisJ gene encoding histidine ABC transporter substrate-binding protein HisJ, which translates into the protein MKKLVLSLSLVFAVSSISGAFAAIPQKLRIGTDPTYAPFESKNAQGELVGFDIDLAKELCKRINTQCTFIENPLDALIPSLKAKKIDAIMSSLSITEKRQQEIAFTDKLYAADSRLVVAKDSDIVPELAKLQGKRVGVLQGTTQETYGNVHWAPKGVEIVSYQGQDNIYADLTAGRIDAAFQDEVAASEGFLKTKVGSAYKFGGPSVKDEKLFGVGTGMGVRKDDTELREALNKAFAEMRADGTYEKLAKKYFDFDVYGG
- a CDS encoding histidine ABC transporter permease HisQ — encoded protein: MLYGFSQVILQGAIVTLELALSSVVLAVAIGLAGAGGKLSGNRLLRIIFEGYTTLIRGVPDLVLMLLIFYGLQIAINSVTEAIGMGQIDIDPMVAGIITLGFIYGAYFTETFRGAFMAVPKGHIEAATAFGFTGSQIFRRILFPAMMRYALPGIGNNWQVILKATALVSLLGLEDVVKATQLAGKSTWEPFYFAVVCGLIYLVFTTVSNGVLLLLERRYSVGVKRADL
- the argT gene encoding lysine/arginine/ornithine ABC transporter substrate-binding protein ArgT; this encodes MKKTVVALSLLLGLSGVASVNAALPQTVRIGTDATYAPFSSKDAKGDFVGFDIDLGNEMCTRIKVKCTWVGSDFDALIPSLKAKKIDAIISSLSITEKRLQEIAFSQPLYAANARLIAVKGSPIQPTTDSLKGKHVGVLQGSTQEAYANDNWRSKGVDVVAYQNQDLIYSDLTAGRIDAAFQDEVAASEGFLKQPAGKTFDFAGASVKDKKYFGDGTGIGLRKDDAELKAAFDKAFDEIRKDGTYDKLAKKYFNFNVYGD
- the cvpA gene encoding colicin V production protein; its protein translation is MVWIDYAIIAVIGFSCLVSLIRGFVREALSLVTWGCAFFVASHYYTYLSVWFTGFEDELVRNGIAIAVLFIATLIVGAIVNYVISQLVEKTGLSGTDRVLGICFGALRGALIVAAILFFLDTFTGFSKSEDWQKSQLIPQFSFIIRWFFDYLQSSSSFLPRA
- a CDS encoding UbiX family flavin prenyltransferase, whose protein sequence is MKRLIVGISGASGAIYGVRLLQVLRDVAGVETHLVMSNAARQTLALETDLSVKDVQALADVVHDSRDIAATISSGSFKTAGMVILPCSIKTLSGIVHSYTDSLVTRAADVVLKERRPLVLCVRETPLHLGHLRLMTQAAEIGAVIMPPVPAFYHRPQTLDDVINQTVNRVLDQFDIELPADLFTRWPGGNASK
- the accD gene encoding acetyl-CoA carboxylase, carboxyltransferase subunit beta; this encodes MSWIERIKSNITPTRKASIPEGVWTKCDSCGQVLYRAELERNLEVCPKCDHHMRMSARNRLHSLMDEGSMVELGSELEPKDVLKFRDSKKYKDRLTSAQKETGEKDALVVMKGTLHGMPVVAAAFEFAFMGGSMGSVVGARFVRAVEQALEDNCPLICFSASGGARMQEALMSLMQMAKTSAALAKMQERGLPYISVLTDPTMGGVSASFAMLGDLNIAEPKALIGFAGPRVIEQTVREKLPPGFQRSEFLIEKGAIDMIVRRPELRLKLASILAKLMNLPTPNPDAPRESIVVPPVPDQENEA
- a CDS encoding ABC transporter permease, coding for MIEIIQEYWQSLLWTDGYRLTGVAITLWLLISSVVMGGILALFLAIGRVSSNKFIWFPIWLFTYIFRGTPLYVQLLVFYSGMYTLEVVKGTELLNAFFRSGLNCTVLALTLNTCAYTTEIFAGAIRSVPHGEIEAARAYGFSQVKMYRCIILPSALRIALPAYSNEVILMLHSTALAFTATVPDLLKIARDINSATYQPFTAFGLAAVLYLIISYVLISLFRKAEKRWLQHVKPSSTH
- a CDS encoding DedA family protein, coding for MDLIYFLIDFILHIDVHLAELVAQYGVWIYAILFLILFCETGLVVTPFLPGDSLLFVAGALSALPTNDLNVHLMVTLMIVAAILGDAVNYTIGRLFGEKLFSNPNSKIFRRSYLDKTHAFYDKHGGKTIILARFVPIVRTFAPFVAGMGHMSYRHFAAYNVIGALLWVLLFTYAGYLFGDLPVVQENLKLLIVAIIVLSILPGVIEIIRHRRAAARQTK
- the dedD gene encoding cell division protein DedD, encoding MASKFQNRLMGTIVLVALGVIVLPGLLDGQKKHYQDEFAAIPLVPKPGDRDEPDMLPAATQALPAQPPEGAAEEVRAGNAAAPSLEASRQAANNPEMDIDPQPVVTPKPKPVEKPKPQRDTAQQQAATTPSKQAEEEKPAPTGKAYVVQLGALKNADKVNEVTGKLRSAGYRVFTIPGTPVQGKITRILVGPDASKDKLKGSLGELKQISGLSGVVMGYTPN